One Triplophysa rosa linkage group LG9, Trosa_1v2, whole genome shotgun sequence genomic window carries:
- the LOC130558916 gene encoding gamma-aminobutyric acid receptor subunit pi isoform X2 has translation MTIFSSLFVLLFISRILENSLLSAEVKEGEILPPTIQKLMKGYNKYLRPFFDNGPVTVGMSLDIASIDTISEINMDYTATIFLRQRWTDERLVFEGNKSLSLDGRLVELLWVPDTFIVDSKKSFLHDITVENRLIRIFPNGTVLYALRITTTVACNMDLTKYPMDKQTCTLQLESWGYNVNDVMFYWARGNESVSGLDTLQLAQYTVEDHYTSASEAVYETGNYPKLAFHFELKRSILYFILETYVPSSLLVVLSWVSFWISQSSVPARICIGVTTVLTMTTLMMGARTSLPNANCFIKAIDVYLGICFSFIFGALIEYAVAHFCTLHHPDCNGALMYGHHMHDCEEEMNGMVTTIASNSSRLKRRKDATDASTGAGGDPGLTPSGPSAGEATPPEVPSEPLNCCSKNISLLRKIVTSTNCCHVKNPHYIDNYSRLSFPLSFVMVNVLYWTYYLYF, from the exons ATGACCATCTTCAGCTCTTTATTTGTTCTTCTCTTCATCAGCAG GATTCTGGAAAACTCTCTGCTGAGCGCTGAAGTGAAAGAGGGAGAGATTCTTCCTCCCACCATCCAGAAGCTCATGAAAGGATACAACAAATACCTCAGGCCGTTCTTTGACA ATGGCCCAGTAACGGTGGGCATGAGTCTGGACATCGCTAGCATTGACACAATATCAGAGATCAACATG GACTACACGGCCACGATCTTCCTGCGACAGCGCTGGACGGATGAGAGGCTGGTGTTTGAGGGTAACAAGAGTTTAAGTCTGGACGGTCGACTGGTGGAGCTGCTGTGGGTACCAGACACCTTCATAGTGGATTCAAAGAAATCCTTCCTCCATGACATCACTGTGGAAAATCGACTGATCCGGATCTTTCCCAACGGAACGGTTCTTTATGCCCTTCG GATCACGACAACAGTGGCCTGTAACATGGACCTGACCAAATATCCCATGGACAAACAGACCTGCACCCTACAACTGGAGAGCT ggGGTTATAATGTCAATGACGTGATGTTTTACTGGGCACGTGGGAATGAGTCTGTGAGCGGTCTGGACACCCTGCAACTGGCCCAGTATACTGTTGAAGATCATTACACGTCTGCCTCCGAGGCTGTGTATGAGACGG GAAACTATCCTAAACTGGCGTTTCATTTTGAGCTGAAGAGAAGCATCTTGTACTTCATTCTGGAAACGTACGTGCCCTCCAGCCTGTTGGTGGTTTTGTCCTGGGTCTCTTTCTGGATCAGCCAATCATCTGTCCCCGCACGCATCTGCATCG gAGTGACCACTGTCCTGACGATGACCACGCTGATGATGGGTGCCAGGACGTCTCTGCCCAACGCTAACTGCTTCATCAAGGCTATAGACGTGTATCTGGGCATCTGCTTCAGCTTCATCTTTGGAGCGCTAATAGAGTATGCAGTCGCTCACTTCTGCACGCTGCACCACCCCGACTGTAACGGTGCACTCATG tACGGTCACCACATGCACGACTGCGAGGAGGAGATGAACGGAATGGTCACCACCATCGCCAGCAATTCCTCGCGGCTCAAGAGACGCAAAGACGCCACAGATGCGAGCACGGGCGCTGGTGGAGATCCCGGTCTCACACCCTCCGGTCCGTCTGCCGGTGAAGCCACGCCCCCGGAGGTCCCATCAGAGCCCTTAAACTGCTGCTCCAAAAACATTTCACTGCTGCGCAAGATTGTGACGTCGAccaactgctgtcatgtgaagAATCCGCATTATATAGACAACTACTCACGGTTATCCTTCCCGCTGTCCTTCGTCATGGTTAATGTGCTCTACTGGACATACTACCTGTACTTCTAA
- the LOC130558916 gene encoding gamma-aminobutyric acid receptor subunit pi isoform X3, whose protein sequence is MSLDIASIDTISEINMDYTATIFLRQRWTDERLVFEGNKSLSLDGRLVELLWVPDTFIVDSKKSFLHDITVENRLIRIFPNGTVLYALRITTTVACNMDLTKYPMDKQTCTLQLESWGYNVNDVMFYWARGNESVSGLDTLQLAQYTVEDHYTSASEAVYETGNYPKLAFHFELKRSILYFILETYVPSSLLVVLSWVSFWISQSSVPARICIGVTTVLTMTTLMMGARTSLPNANCFIKAIDVYLGICFSFIFGALIEYAVAHFCTLHHPDCNGALMYGHHMHDCEEEMNGMVTTIASNSSRLKRRKDATDASTGAGGDPGLTPSGPSAGEATPPEVPSEPLNCCSKNISLLRKIVTSTNCCHVKNPHYIDNYSRLSFPLSFVMVNVLYWTYYLYF, encoded by the exons ATGAGTCTGGACATCGCTAGCATTGACACAATATCAGAGATCAACATG GACTACACGGCCACGATCTTCCTGCGACAGCGCTGGACGGATGAGAGGCTGGTGTTTGAGGGTAACAAGAGTTTAAGTCTGGACGGTCGACTGGTGGAGCTGCTGTGGGTACCAGACACCTTCATAGTGGATTCAAAGAAATCCTTCCTCCATGACATCACTGTGGAAAATCGACTGATCCGGATCTTTCCCAACGGAACGGTTCTTTATGCCCTTCG GATCACGACAACAGTGGCCTGTAACATGGACCTGACCAAATATCCCATGGACAAACAGACCTGCACCCTACAACTGGAGAGCT ggGGTTATAATGTCAATGACGTGATGTTTTACTGGGCACGTGGGAATGAGTCTGTGAGCGGTCTGGACACCCTGCAACTGGCCCAGTATACTGTTGAAGATCATTACACGTCTGCCTCCGAGGCTGTGTATGAGACGG GAAACTATCCTAAACTGGCGTTTCATTTTGAGCTGAAGAGAAGCATCTTGTACTTCATTCTGGAAACGTACGTGCCCTCCAGCCTGTTGGTGGTTTTGTCCTGGGTCTCTTTCTGGATCAGCCAATCATCTGTCCCCGCACGCATCTGCATCG gAGTGACCACTGTCCTGACGATGACCACGCTGATGATGGGTGCCAGGACGTCTCTGCCCAACGCTAACTGCTTCATCAAGGCTATAGACGTGTATCTGGGCATCTGCTTCAGCTTCATCTTTGGAGCGCTAATAGAGTATGCAGTCGCTCACTTCTGCACGCTGCACCACCCCGACTGTAACGGTGCACTCATG tACGGTCACCACATGCACGACTGCGAGGAGGAGATGAACGGAATGGTCACCACCATCGCCAGCAATTCCTCGCGGCTCAAGAGACGCAAAGACGCCACAGATGCGAGCACGGGCGCTGGTGGAGATCCCGGTCTCACACCCTCCGGTCCGTCTGCCGGTGAAGCCACGCCCCCGGAGGTCCCATCAGAGCCCTTAAACTGCTGCTCCAAAAACATTTCACTGCTGCGCAAGATTGTGACGTCGAccaactgctgtcatgtgaagAATCCGCATTATATAGACAACTACTCACGGTTATCCTTCCCGCTGTCCTTCGTCATGGTTAATGTGCTCTACTGGACATACTACCTGTACTTCTAA
- the LOC130558916 gene encoding gamma-aminobutyric acid receptor subunit pi isoform X1, with protein sequence MGTNYMAKTSPDRRSHPLNMTIFSSLFVLLFISRILENSLLSAEVKEGEILPPTIQKLMKGYNKYLRPFFDNGPVTVGMSLDIASIDTISEINMDYTATIFLRQRWTDERLVFEGNKSLSLDGRLVELLWVPDTFIVDSKKSFLHDITVENRLIRIFPNGTVLYALRITTTVACNMDLTKYPMDKQTCTLQLESWGYNVNDVMFYWARGNESVSGLDTLQLAQYTVEDHYTSASEAVYETGNYPKLAFHFELKRSILYFILETYVPSSLLVVLSWVSFWISQSSVPARICIGVTTVLTMTTLMMGARTSLPNANCFIKAIDVYLGICFSFIFGALIEYAVAHFCTLHHPDCNGALMYGHHMHDCEEEMNGMVTTIASNSSRLKRRKDATDASTGAGGDPGLTPSGPSAGEATPPEVPSEPLNCCSKNISLLRKIVTSTNCCHVKNPHYIDNYSRLSFPLSFVMVNVLYWTYYLYF encoded by the exons ATGGGAACCAATTACATGGCAAAG ACCTCACCAGACCGACGCTCTCATCCTCTCAACATGACCATCTTCAGCTCTTTATTTGTTCTTCTCTTCATCAGCAG GATTCTGGAAAACTCTCTGCTGAGCGCTGAAGTGAAAGAGGGAGAGATTCTTCCTCCCACCATCCAGAAGCTCATGAAAGGATACAACAAATACCTCAGGCCGTTCTTTGACA ATGGCCCAGTAACGGTGGGCATGAGTCTGGACATCGCTAGCATTGACACAATATCAGAGATCAACATG GACTACACGGCCACGATCTTCCTGCGACAGCGCTGGACGGATGAGAGGCTGGTGTTTGAGGGTAACAAGAGTTTAAGTCTGGACGGTCGACTGGTGGAGCTGCTGTGGGTACCAGACACCTTCATAGTGGATTCAAAGAAATCCTTCCTCCATGACATCACTGTGGAAAATCGACTGATCCGGATCTTTCCCAACGGAACGGTTCTTTATGCCCTTCG GATCACGACAACAGTGGCCTGTAACATGGACCTGACCAAATATCCCATGGACAAACAGACCTGCACCCTACAACTGGAGAGCT ggGGTTATAATGTCAATGACGTGATGTTTTACTGGGCACGTGGGAATGAGTCTGTGAGCGGTCTGGACACCCTGCAACTGGCCCAGTATACTGTTGAAGATCATTACACGTCTGCCTCCGAGGCTGTGTATGAGACGG GAAACTATCCTAAACTGGCGTTTCATTTTGAGCTGAAGAGAAGCATCTTGTACTTCATTCTGGAAACGTACGTGCCCTCCAGCCTGTTGGTGGTTTTGTCCTGGGTCTCTTTCTGGATCAGCCAATCATCTGTCCCCGCACGCATCTGCATCG gAGTGACCACTGTCCTGACGATGACCACGCTGATGATGGGTGCCAGGACGTCTCTGCCCAACGCTAACTGCTTCATCAAGGCTATAGACGTGTATCTGGGCATCTGCTTCAGCTTCATCTTTGGAGCGCTAATAGAGTATGCAGTCGCTCACTTCTGCACGCTGCACCACCCCGACTGTAACGGTGCACTCATG tACGGTCACCACATGCACGACTGCGAGGAGGAGATGAACGGAATGGTCACCACCATCGCCAGCAATTCCTCGCGGCTCAAGAGACGCAAAGACGCCACAGATGCGAGCACGGGCGCTGGTGGAGATCCCGGTCTCACACCCTCCGGTCCGTCTGCCGGTGAAGCCACGCCCCCGGAGGTCCCATCAGAGCCCTTAAACTGCTGCTCCAAAAACATTTCACTGCTGCGCAAGATTGTGACGTCGAccaactgctgtcatgtgaagAATCCGCATTATATAGACAACTACTCACGGTTATCCTTCCCGCTGTCCTTCGTCATGGTTAATGTGCTCTACTGGACATACTACCTGTACTTCTAA